One Microbacterium trichothecenolyticum DNA window includes the following coding sequences:
- a CDS encoding ABC transporter substrate-binding protein produces MTTRRSTLAAALAVTAALALSACANTAAAPGADTASATPVQGGDLTFAVANDPISLNPSSTGSGNDTLYVTRQLVDSLLYQNPETGALDPWLATAYTSNADATEFTFSLRDDVTFSDGTPFTAANVKATFDDIVAAGALSQAVSSFVGYAGTDVVDDHTALVRFSSPNAAFPNSTASVALGIVGDATLAVPYDQRADGKAVVGTGPFTLKTYTKDTSTVLTAREDYAWAPAALGNDGRARLDSVTFQIVPEASVRTGSLTSDQVDVAGSVQPNDVASLEQAGYPLVWRGNPGISFGLSFNLSHPIVADLAVRQAIAAAVDAKTVRDTALNDYFAIATSALAATTPGYADESASFGYDPDRAAALLDAAGWTAGADGIREKDGQKLQLKLWWITNFGPNQTSLELIQQQLKAVGIDIQLQSGPVPDFLEAQKNGDFDIVWGNLSRADGDVLRTTFSKATTRYRIDDPTLEALLQKQLAISDPAARDEVLAEAQARIASQVYQIPVHELTSILGTRDAVHGVSLGADSRLDSLVAAWKSE; encoded by the coding sequence AACACCGCCGCCGCCCCCGGTGCCGACACGGCATCCGCCACCCCGGTCCAGGGCGGAGACCTGACGTTCGCGGTCGCGAACGACCCGATCTCGCTGAACCCCTCGAGCACCGGCTCGGGCAACGACACCCTGTACGTCACCCGGCAGCTCGTCGATTCGCTGCTGTACCAGAACCCCGAGACGGGCGCCCTCGATCCGTGGCTCGCGACCGCGTACACCTCGAACGCCGACGCGACGGAGTTCACCTTCTCGCTGCGCGACGACGTCACCTTCTCGGACGGCACGCCCTTCACGGCGGCCAACGTCAAGGCGACCTTCGACGACATCGTCGCCGCGGGCGCGCTGAGCCAGGCCGTCAGCAGCTTCGTCGGCTACGCCGGAACCGACGTGGTCGACGACCACACCGCGCTCGTGCGCTTCTCGAGTCCCAACGCGGCGTTCCCCAACTCCACCGCGTCGGTGGCCCTCGGCATCGTCGGCGACGCCACCCTCGCCGTCCCCTACGACCAGCGCGCCGACGGCAAGGCGGTCGTCGGGACCGGCCCCTTCACGCTGAAGACCTACACGAAGGACACCTCGACGGTGCTGACGGCGCGTGAGGACTACGCCTGGGCCCCCGCGGCCCTCGGCAACGACGGCCGCGCGCGGCTCGACTCCGTGACATTCCAGATCGTCCCCGAGGCGAGCGTGCGCACCGGCAGCCTGACCTCCGACCAGGTCGACGTCGCCGGCAGCGTGCAGCCGAACGATGTCGCCTCCCTCGAACAGGCCGGCTACCCGCTGGTGTGGCGTGGCAACCCGGGTATCTCGTTCGGGCTGTCGTTCAACCTGTCGCACCCGATCGTCGCCGACCTCGCCGTGCGCCAGGCCATCGCCGCAGCCGTCGATGCCAAGACCGTGCGCGACACCGCGTTGAACGACTACTTCGCGATCGCCACGAGCGCGCTCGCCGCAACCACCCCGGGCTATGCCGACGAGAGCGCGTCGTTCGGGTACGACCCCGACCGCGCCGCCGCGCTGCTCGACGCCGCCGGCTGGACGGCCGGGGCCGACGGCATCCGCGAGAAGGACGGTCAGAAGCTGCAGCTGAAGCTGTGGTGGATCACCAACTTCGGCCCCAATCAGACCTCGCTCGAGCTCATCCAGCAGCAGCTCAAGGCCGTCGGCATCGACATCCAACTGCAGAGCGGACCGGTGCCGGACTTCCTCGAGGCGCAGAAGAACGGTGACTTCGACATCGTGTGGGGAAACCTCTCCCGTGCCGACGGCGACGTGCTGCGCACCACCTTCTCGAAGGCCACGACGCGCTACCGCATCGACGACCCGACGTTGGAGGCCCTGCTGCAGAAGCAGTTGGCGATCAGCGACCCCGCCGCCCGCGACGAGGTGCTCGCCGAGGCGCAGGCGCGCATCGCGAGCCAGGTGTACCAGATTCCGGTGCACGAGCTCACCTCGATCCTCGGCACCCGCGACGCGGTGCACGGTGTGAGCCTCGGCGCGGACTCGCGTCTGGACTCGCTCGTGGCCGCGTGGAAGAGCGAGTGA